The Esox lucius isolate fEsoLuc1 chromosome 20, fEsoLuc1.pri, whole genome shotgun sequence region CTTCACCCTTGCCCTCAGCTGCACAGGGGAGAGGATCTTGTGGAAATGCTGACAATACCTCACTGCTACATGAATCCAGCCATGCCCCTCTGCACTGAATCACCAGTCTTGAATATTAAATTATAGCGGAAGAGCCTGAAGCAAGATGATCAAAATCACCTCTTCTCACCTGGTGCACAGCTTATAAAACTCCCAGCAGCCCCTGCACTACTCACAGTAAATTAAACTTATTTGTCTCTTCAGACTCATAAATCTATTCTCCTAAGGAGCGTATGGCATTTCCCCTCTTTTCTAACTTCCTCTTATTGGCACTTTCCCCACTTTCAAGCACAGTGGGGTGGGGTGGAAGTATCTTTCAGCTCCATAAAATACAAGATATTACGCATTAGTTGTTGGTCTTGTGCTACTATATTCCTTGCATATTTACAGTTTATATGGCTGTGGTTATATAGCTTTATTGTCAAAGGAAATATTTCATTTCAATCAAAGCAAATCAATGAATGCATCCATCCATCAACTTTTCACTATATACTGGCTGAACTTACAGTGCAACATTACCTATCGGTTTTATCAACCTAAAATACACTGGCTTGGTCAAGTGACTTCAAgctaattgttttcttgaatCCATTATTGAtggattattaaaaaaaaacatgaacatactTGATTTGACAAATATATTGATGGATTATTAAACATAATGTATTCTATACGCATATCAAAGTTGCAGTGTGGGACCTCTGCTTTTAAGGTTATGGCCCACTGAACACAGAGATATTGGCATAGTAGTGAGCAATATCATCTACTCTATCACAACCCTCTTTTTCTATATACATGCACCTCCTGCAAATCACCAGCAGAGTGCGACCACtctaaacacatttcacattcacTTCGTTCACCGTCTTTTCAAATATTCACTTATGGCTGGTATTTATTGAACCTTATCATAGAAATGTTTACGGTgcctttatttacaatattctcCCACCTACACACTTTGGAATTTGGAAAAGTTCAATCATATCTATTAGGgaagtgaaggtttttacccaaTGCCCAGGAGTTGCTGAGTAAAAAGTGTCATGCATATCTGACAGAGGTGAGCTCCAGGCTGTAAGACGTAAATATCAAATGTATATCAACTAGAATCCTTCCAAAGGATTATTCTATGCATTAGATTCTGTGAAAATACCATGAATCGTGGTCTAGATTTCATAAGTAATCGTTCGCAAGTTGTTGATTCAAAGAACATACTGCGAAAGAGGCAGAAAACTCCTCAGACTTAGTCCATTAGGTCCCAAGACTTAGTCCATTAGATCCCTACATATATTATATCCCCATCCAAACTCACACCCAAAAAGTCCAATTGATCCCCAGCCAAGTCCATTAAATTCCCAGTGTAAGTCCATCCGATCACCAAACTAAGTCCATTAGATCTCAAACCTAGATCCACAACCTGAGCCCCTTAGATCCCCAGTCTAAGTCAATTAAATCACCACACTAAGTTGATTGATTAGAGTCCATTTCAGCCCCAGCCAAGGTCCATTAAATCCCAAGACTAAGTCCATTAGATTTCAAAGCTTGATCCcaagaaaaaatgtattagataATGACTCCTTGTTAAttgctttgtctgtgtgtgtgtgtgtgcgtgcgtgtgtgcgtgcaggggtgtgtgtgcatggtcgATGATGGTAGTGATGATGACCTCAGTAAGCCCTTCTCCTCATTAGCCACTGAAGTGATGAAACACGTGACATATGTCCAAAAGCAATAGATTGCACATAGGACTGTAGGCCCGCTGTATCGAGTTACACATCGTTGATGGCTCAAAGATGTTAGGCATGAACACAACATCTCAACAAGCCTTTAAAGATGACTTCACATTGCATTTCCTGGAGCGCCAAACGGTTTCCAGCAACCCTCCCACCTGGGTTTGAACTCACCTGTGGTAAGGCAAGCAGCACGCTGAGGCCCCAGGCCAGACCCAGCATCCTCCTGTTCCTGTGGTGGGAGCTGAGTGAGTCCAGTGGGTGCAGGATGGCGTGGTGCCTGTCCAGACTGATCACCACCAGGATGAAGGCAGATGAATGCATGGCAAACAGCTTCAGGAAGCAGAGCAGCTTACACATGCTGTCCCCGCCGTACCACTGTACCATGATGTTCCAAATGGCGTCCAACGGCATCACCACAAAGGTCATCATCAGGTCGGCAGTGGCCAGGCTCACGATGAGCGGTCGCAGGTGTGAAGCCAGGCGCCGGCCACGCCCCCGGCACACGCTGACCAATAGCGCAAGGTTGCTGCAGGCGGCAAATATGAAGAGGATAAAGATGGCACCGACGCGGAACTGGGCGGCTCGCGTGAAGGTGGGCACCTCCCAGTCTATCAGAGGAGGAAACTGGGAGATGTTCGAAAATGGGGGTGTCATGGACCCGGTGGCGCCCACTAATGGAGGCCTCAGGATGGACAGGTTGGCAGACATCCTGCCcggggggaaaaaacaatatGTCTGAATAGATGACTCTGAAAATGTGATATATTTACTGTGATTCCATTCTTTAGTATCATGAAAACATGTCCGTCAGCTAATCTTCAGAGATAACTGTATTGACATCATGATGTTGACAAACAATTATCCCACTGACGTGCAACTTGATAATCAGAAAACGTCAGCGCCTGTTACTGCTCATCCGTACGCAGAGGGCAGTTGTAGCTGTATTCAACAGACTGTCACTAATGAGACACCTAAGGCAGCCTCCCTGGCTATAACATACCTCTGCCTTGTAACTCACGCAGTAATCAGACCAGCACTGCACGTTCCGCACTCATAAATCTGCTGCCTTGCCGTTTTCATGGCTCTAGCCTCTGTCAGATACACGCAGGTTCTGCAAAATGAGGATAGGATGTATATTTTCTAACTGGAAGACTCTGTGTGGAATTGATTTGTGATACATGGTGCTGTGTGGATTAGTTGGCAGAGCTTGGTGGTTCCCACAGAGAATCATTAAGAAAAAAACTACGAAATGTATCCAGTCACTATATGTCAGCCTGGATGTGAGCGTAGACTAAAAGCCAAATAAaaagacattttaaacaatgcacTATAATCTTTCGAAAATACCCGATTTCCTCAATAAGCACTACAAGACCTTTTGTCTCAAATAGGCTGTAGTGTCGGTGTGAAGCATTGCATCATTactttggaaagaaaaacagtgaTCGAACCTGATCCGATTCTATGACTCCAATAGGGTTGAAGTAGAGGCCTACGTACCATTATACAGAATCCTCATTGACCCCAACCATGATACATCTGTTTGTAGATCCCTTTATGGCCAATGCTATCAGGACTATGTTGCTGTCTAGCCACAGAAGACTGCAATCACCGCCCTGAAGCCTTATTGTGTCCACCGTGATCTAGGATGGCACAATGACTTACGCCATGGACCGTGTTGTCTCTGCACATCATAGTTGATCCTTATTCTATGCCTATCGCATGCATTACGGTCGGAAAGAGGATTAAGACACCATCAAATTATTTGTATCCGTTTTTTGAAATTTGAAAGGGGTAGCAATCACACATTGTGTTGCAGTGACAATATGTACTCTGTTTTGGACAGTAGATTTATCACCATAAAAACGACATGCTTTTCAACTAGTGCAAAATGGAATGACACCGAACCTGAAAAGCCAGTGGGTTGAATGCTGGGGAAGGTCACTTTTGCTTGAGCCACATTTGGCGTCTGGCATttacttaaaagttaatgtagAGGAACGCAGAGCCTGACTTTACCCCTCTTCAAAGCTGTCAACACACTCCCCTAACACATTGTCCAGTGAATACTGAAAAAGAAGAAACCTCTGGTGTTTCTACTGCAGGGACATAGGGACATGAGAAATGTATCGCCAGAATATGTTAAAAGTGctgacacaaaaacaaccttTCAGATTACACTGACCCTAAACCCTGCACAAAAACAACCTTTctatttttctcccttttttaaATACCCAGCCTCATCCCCCTTTTGATGACTtatgacaggtgtgtgtgtgtgtgaataggaGTGAGAATGTAAGATATATGATAGATAGAAAATGTATGCGTGTCCGTGAGTGTTCATGGGAAAGTCTTCCTCAATAATTAATTCCATTCATTTAGCCCCTCCCTTCCCTTTATTAATGACCTTGGACATGTATGTGTAAATGAGAGTGAGATGGGAGAGATGTgaaagaaagtgtgtgtgtgtgtgtgtgtgtgtgtgtatccgtataaatataaacatatacatGTGTGTCACAGGACACTCTCAATGAATTCACCACTAAACATCAGAATGATTTAGACAAAAGGGTGtgtcaggatacaaagacacacaccatCTGCATGCTTTCACACTCTCAATACTTTCCCTCTCAGTCCGTCCTGCCTTCAGAAAAGAACCGGGCCCTGGGGAGAATATGAGCCTCACCCCCCAGGACGGTTGTTAATAATACATGAAATATGAAAACCTTTTCCTACATCACACGCAGtatctgtctccatctccatctaTGGGTCCTCTGTATGCAAACATCTTTTAAATGCTATGGCAGAGTAAAATATAATATACGTTGCACCTGGCATAAGTGTTAATCAGCCAGTACAATTTAGTAAGTCATTTTTATGGTTGTTTGTTCTTACATCCTATGAAAGATCCCTGTCAACAGCACGCAAACGAATGTGAAGGACAGAGGGATCAAGTTTCACGGCAGTACATCGATCATCCTAGTCACGCACCAGTAGCCAAGGGACTTCGGAGTTAACCTTGTACATTCTTTCATAGATTCTTTTTTTGGCGTCTCTGTCAAAAAGCGATAATTTGAGACTATCCCTATAATAAACCTACTCCATGTTGCTTTTGCTAGCGTGTGTGCAACGGAAAACGTAGCAGTTGATTTCGAAATTGTTATCTCAGCATTTCGACTGTTGGCCCAAAGCGAGAATTAAACTTCAGGTGGTGACAAGAATGAATGTGAGCCAGCAGTAGCTATATATTTCTAAGTGGAGAAAGAAATCTGAACTAGGACATAATACATATTAACAATCATTTTCACAGGCGAGTCTATTGGCCAAAAAGCGTTTGCGATTTGCAGGGCCATtgcttatttttgttcaattaatttttgttcatgtattaTTGAACAACTTAAATATTGCGGTACGGCTCTATATCGCAGGCAATACATCAGTCATTACGAGCGTTGTGTAGGCTAATCATAAGTCCGTCACGTAATAAAAACCTGCAGTGAATGATATGCTCATTCCTACCTTGTTTGTCGCTCAACTCACTTGGAATGCATTCTTCTCCAATGCCACAAAGCACACTTTCACTTCAATACAATGTTGTATATTCCAATTGATAACCTAAGACGTTACGCAATGATATATGTAGCTATTATCATAAACTGCGACTAATAGGAAAACAGTTTAGTCTCCAAAAGACAACAAATAATTATAGGGTTTCGGTTGATCcaatttcattttttcccccataTGATACAATGTCCAACCCTTGTCGGGCTCCGAGACAGATTAAATAGGCACTACAGTTCTGTTCAACAGAACCCTATCCCACTACTTTCAGTGTGTCAGATTCAACGTTCCTCAAGAACTAATCTCGTTCACAGACTCTTCCATGTGCGCAATAGCCTGGGGGAGAGGTTACTTAAACAAccctggtggtgggggggggggggagctgtTCACACAACTCTGTGCTGAAGTGCGGAAAGGAAACCTGGTGGGGCGATAATCACAAATGCATTGTTTGTGAAAGCTGTGTTCACTCGCTTCTGGATTGAAAATGTAACAGTAAGtttagtaaaaaaagaaaatatgatttaatgttttactAACGTGTTCTTCATTTAGCCCTTTCATTGTGGTAGCTTCTTTACGAATGGATGTACTTACAGGAACATTTATCACCTGAAAAATCATTTTTGGAAGATGAGAGTTGTGTATAAGGAAAGGGTTCTCTCTATACAACCTAACACACAAACGTTTTTGAAAGAAAGGGATATTTGGCGATTCTTTTGAAGGGAAGGATTctacataaaacacatttgaatctGAACAATATTTAATAATGTGGTATTTATAGTTTAAGTAGTGCATGTGGTCCTTTCCAATGTTTTTTCCAGAACAAGTATAAACAGGCTCAGTGACAttatacaacactgtttccaaaaattcccacacctgtggctttttaaattacaattagtgtctgtgtataaatagtcaatgagtatcttagctctcacgtggatgcactgagcaggctagatactgagccatggggagcaggaatgaactgtcaaaagacctgcgtaacaaagtaatggaactttataaagatggaaaaggatataaaaagatatccaaggccttgcaaatgtcagtcagtactgttcaatcactctTTAAGAAGTAGAAAAGTCAGGTATCTCTTGATactaagccaaggtcaggtagacctgccagaagaattgttcgggatacgaAAAAACATGGAataggtgacttgcacatctgtgaaggcaccattaatgctgaacagtatatacaggttttggagcaaaatatgctgccacccagattatgtctttttcagggaaggtcttgcttatttcagcaagacaatgccaaaccacattctgcatgtattacaacagcatggctccgtattAAAATAGTCTGAGTGCTAAACAGGCCTGCCTGCATTCCAGACTGGTAccctactgaaaacattttgcggattatgaaataaaaatatgacaaaggaaacattgaactgttgagcagctgcaatcctgtatcaagcaggaatgggaatacatttcactttcaaaactacagcaattggtctcctcagttcccaaaagcttacagagtattgttaaaagaagcgGTGATGCAACACATGTAAACATGCCCCAGTCCCAACTATTTTTAaatttgttgctggcatcaaattcaaaataggaaTGTATTTGGCCAAAAACAATAgcgtttctcagtttcaatacttgatatgttgtttttttactattttccattaaatatggggataaatgattttcacataagggcattctgtttttattagcattttacacagtgtcacatgttttttggaaacagggttgtatatgaAACCAAGGATGCCAATAATTATGTGCTAATAAATCCCTTGATTTAATGAAGtaatatatattagacatttatcaaaattatttatttaacccccctccccccattgAAATGTCCTGAATAAAACTGGCTTTCTTTAAACTAGTTGGGTATCTGGagaatcagcaattgtgggttcgattacaggctcaaaatgactagaaacaaagaactttcttatGAAACTTCTCAGTCTATTCTTGTactgagaaataaaggctattccatgtgagaaattgccaagaaattgaagatcttgtacaatgctgtgtactacccttcacagaacagcgcaaactggctatAACCAGAACAGAAGCACGTGTGgaaggccctggtgcacaactgagcacgaggaaaaacacaataaattgtctagtttgagaaacaaatgcTCCACATGGCCCTcagctggcagcttcattagATTAGTatccgcaaaacaccagtctcaacgtcaacagtaaagaggtgactccggaaaaaagatttgcaaagaaaaagccatatctcagactggccaataacaataacagattaaaatgggcaaaagaactcagacactggacagaggaagattggaaacatttgttatggacagacaaatctactgtaagtttgaggtgttcagatcacaaagaaaggcatttgtgagatgcaaaccaaatgaaaagatgctggaggagttcATGACGCCATCCGTCAAGCAtgttggaggcaatgtgatggtctgggggtgctttggtggtggtaaagtgggagatttttACTGAGTACAAGGGagtgaagaaggaaggctatcactccattttgcactgccatgccataccctgtggacggcacttgattggagccaatttcctccaacagggcaatgacccaaagtacagctccaaactatgcaagaactattttgGGAAGATTATAGTCAGCTGgtgttctgtctataatggagtggccagcacagtcactggatctcatccctattgagctgttgtgggtgGATCTTGACCTTGTGGTACATTTTAtggtgcccatcaagccaatccaacttgtagCAGgggcttcaggaagcatggggtgaaatctcttcagattacctcaacaaattgacaactagaatggcaaaggtctgcaaggctgtaattgctgcaaatggaggattctttgacgaaagcaaagtttgaaggacacaattattatttcaaataaaaatcattatttctaaccttgtcaattactatatttcttattcatattgttatatttactattcaaactcatttcatgtatgttttcatggaaaacaaggacatttctatgtgaacACAAACTTTGGAACAGTAGTGTACAATTCTGTAGGACAGTTTGCTTACACATTAGGTTTCAAAACGGGCCACTCAACTGAGAATTCTCTGCTATAAAAGCTTTTGTTTTTTGCACTTCTTGAGCAACGTGTACTTACTACTACTGAGTTGTGTTGTTATCTTGATCAATCTACCTCAAGATGAATGCAATATGTAAATGGAACGATATCATCATAAATCATATCAGCAAAATGCCAGCAGTAAATGGCTATTCTCTTACAAAGGATCACAGTTTAATtctaaaacaacatttatttaaaactgtACAACCATGATTTGAATGAGAGGCAGAGATTAAA contains the following coding sequences:
- the LOC105031062 gene encoding gonadotropin-releasing hormone II receptor-like isoform X1 translates to MKTARQQIYECGTCSAGLITAMSANLSILRPPLVGATGSMTPPFSNISQFPPLIDWEVPTFTRAAQFRVGAIFILFIFAACSNLALLVSVCRGRGRRLASHLRPLIVSLATADLMMTFVVMPLDAIWNIMVQWYGGDSMCKLLCFLKLFAMHSSAFILVVISLDRHHAILHPLDSLSSHHRNRRMLGLAWGLSVLLALPQLFIFRAIKVEGVDFTQCVTHGSFKERWQETVYNMFYFVTLYVFPLLVMSYCYTHILIEINQQLHRNKAGESCLRRSGTDMIPKARMKTLKMTIIIVMSFVVCWTPYYLLGIWYWFQPEMLHLTPEYIHHALFVFGNLNTCCDPVIYGFYTPSFRADLAMCWCCRKRDTNVSPRSLDQRSVHHGPHSGEQTRETGGT